The genomic DNA TCTACCCCCCCGACGGCGCAGAACACCGCCACGGCGCCGTCCAAAACCCTCATGGACCTCTCAACCTCGACGGTAAAATCCACGTGGCCGGGCGTATCAATAATATTGACGCTAAAACCCTTCCAATGACAGGTCGTGGCTGCGGAGGTTATGGTGATCCCCCGCTCCCTCTCCTGTTCCATCCAGTCCATGGTGGCCGCGCCCTCATGGACCTCACCGAGCTTGTGTTTTCGGCCCGTGAAGAACAGGATCCTCTCCGTGGTCGTGGTCTTACCCGCGTCAATATGCGCCGCTATGCCAATGTTCCTGATTGATTCGAGGTCGATCGAGCTCATTTGCTCTTCTCCACGCCTGGTTCCGCGGTGAACCCGGGTCTCTCGACCCGGAGCCTGCGGAGCCTGAGGCCGACTACCAGCGGTAATGGGCAAAGGCCCTGTTGGCCTCGGCCATTCTGTGGGTGTCCTCGCGTTTTTTGACGGAACTACCCTCACCGCGGCATGCGTCGGTCAACTCCCGGGCCAGCCTTTCTACCATGGGAACGCCCTTTCGACCCCTGGCGTACTGAAGTATCCACCGGGTGGCAAGCGCCTGGGCTCTCCTGGGCTGGACTTCCACGGGCACCTGGTAGGTGGCTCCTCCTACCCTCCTGGGTCGGACCTCGACCACGGGGCGAACATTCTCCATGGCCTTGTTAAACACCTCGAGGGGTTCCATGCTCACCCTTTTCGCAGCGAGGTCAAGGGCTCCGTACATGATCTTCTCGGCGATGCTTTTCTTGCCGTCGATCATGATGGCGGCGATGAATTTGGCTATATCGATTTCCCCGAACCTGGGGTCGGGCTCGATCTCGCGAATGCGAACGTGTCCCTTTCTTGGCATATCCTAGACACTCTCCCTGTCTACCGGCCCTATTTGGGCCGTCTCGCG from Thermovirga sp. includes the following:
- the rpsG gene encoding 30S ribosomal protein S7, with amino-acid sequence MPRKGHVRIREIEPDPRFGEIDIAKFIAAIMIDGKKSIAEKIMYGALDLAAKRVSMEPLEVFNKAMENVRPVVEVRPRRVGGATYQVPVEVQPRRAQALATRWILQYARGRKGVPMVERLARELTDACRGEGSSVKKREDTHRMAEANRAFAHYRW
- a CDS encoding GTP-binding protein, whose translation is MSSIDLESIRNIGIAAHIDAGKTTTTERILFFTGRKHKLGEVHEGAATMDWMEQERERGITITSAATTCHWKGFSVNIIDTPGHVDFTVEVERSMRVLDGAVAVFCAVGGVEPQSETVWRQADRYRVPRVAFVNKMDRVGADFHQVVGQMKERLGANAVPVQIPIGSEDAFGGVVDLVREKAVIYVEELGVDPRVVDIPAELVEDAALGREALVEAMA